The sequence AGGCCGATCTCCATCGCGGCCGCCCAGGCGTCGTCGACGTCGCGCACCGGCCGGCCCAGCGGCACCGGCACGCCGGCGGCGTTGAGCAACTGCTTGGTGAGTTCCTTGTCCTGCGCGATGGCTTCGGCCACACCGCTGGTGCTGTCGACCTCGGCCGCCTGGATGCGGCGCTGGCGGGAGCCCCAGCCGAACTGCACCAGGCTGCCGCGCGTGAGGCGGCGGTAAGGAATGCCGCGCGCCACGGCCGCATCGACGATCGAGCCGGTGCTCGGGCCGAGGCGCTCGGACTCATCCAGGTCGCGCAGTTCCGTGAGGGCCGCCTGTGCGTCGAAGGCGCCATCGTTCAACGCGGCGCCGATCAGTTCGGTGGCCAGGGCGACCGCGCGGCGGCCCACCGCCTCTTCGCAGTACTGCACCACGACCTGGTAGACGCCATCTTCCAGCGTGCGCGTGGTGCGCCCGAAGATCACGCTGCAGCCGCTCTGCGACTGCAGCGCCAGCGCGGCGTTCTCCAGCACGTGTGCCAGCGACAGCGGCTGGCCGAGCACCATCGGGTGCAGTTCGCCGATGGTCGGGAACAGCGCCCGCAGGCGCGCCTCGAAGCCGGGCAGCTGCTCGATGGCGTTCTCGTGGCCCTGGCATGCGACGACCACCTCGATGGCGGTGTGGCGGCTCCAGAGATTGGGCCCGCGCAGGGCGCGGATGCGGGTGACTTCCATGGCGGTGAAACCTCTGCGGCCATCGTGGGCCGTCGAATCATCAGGCGAATTGGGGGGCGGGCGAGGGCACGCTCTGCGACAGCTGCAGCGACGCGAGCGCCGCCTGCAAGTCCGACTCGAACGCTTCCGCACCGGCGCCGATCAGGTTCAGCGGAATGCCCAGTGCCCAGCCGGCGGCCACGGCAGCCAGCAGCACGTCGAGGCTCACGCCGATGTGCGTGGCGCGCCACACGGTGAGCCGGCCGAGGCCCGGCAGGAAGGATTCGCTGCTGCCGTTGGCCAGCACCACGCGGTCCTGGCGCACCAGCACGGCCTTGCCGCCAGCGGCCTGGTGGGCGATGAGCGCGGGGGCGCCGACGTCCGAGGCATAGAGGATGACCGCACCGTCGCACAGCGGCGCCAGGCCGGCCACGCGCGGGTCGGTGGCGTTCAGCACCGCGGTGCCCTCGGACAGCACCACATCGACCTGCGTGCGCAGCACCTTCACCATCTGGTCGCTCTCGGTGATGTCGAACTCGGCGAGCGTTTCGAAGCCGTCGAGATCGGTCACGATGCCGACCTGGCAGCGGTCGTAGGCCAGCCCGTCGCGCAGGATCGACGCGGCGCCGTTCTCGATGACCACCGCCTCGACCGCGCGGTTGACCAGCAGCCGGTGGCCGGCTTCCCAGGTGGCACTGGGGCGCGCGTCGACGCGGCGGCGTTCGAGGAACAGGCCGTCACCGCAGGCCAGGCCGGTGTGGCGCCCGCCCAGGCCGGTCAGCCACGCGACCAGGCGTGCCAGCACGGCGGTATCGCGCGAACCGGCCACCCCCACGACCGGGATGCGGCCGGCCGGGCCGTCGTCGTCGGCCAGCGGGAACAGGTGGTCGCAGATGGCGCGCCCCACCGGGCGCGGCGAACCCACCGCCGGCTTCAGGTGCATCAGCAGGCCCGGGCCGGCATTGACTTCGACGATGGCGCCGCGTTGGGCCGCTAGCGGCCGCGAGATGTCCTGCGCCACCAGGTCGATGCCGGCGATGTCGAGGCCGACGATGCGGGCCGCGAGCACGGCCGCGTGCGCCACTTCGGGGTGGACCTGGTCAGTGCAATCGACGCTCAGGTTGCCGTTGCGCTGGATGGTCACCACCTGGCCCTTGGCCGGCACCGATGCGCCGGTGAGGCCCTGGCGCTTGAGCTCCAGCTGCAGCTTGGCGTCGGTTGCGAGGTCGATCACGTCGAGCGGGAATTCTTCTTCGGCGCCACGCCGCGGATCGCTGTTGAGCTGGCTGTCGATCAGCGCCGCCACGTCCGCGCTGCCGTCGCCGGTCACGGTGATCACGTCCCCGCGCGCGGCCGCGACCACCTGGCCGCCGACCACCAGCAGGCGGTGTTCATGCCCGCGCACGAAGCGCTCGACCATCACGTCGCTGCCCTCGGGCTCGGCCACCGCGAAGGCGGCCATCACCTCGTCGCGCGTCGTCAGCTCGAGCGACACGCCGCGGCCGTGGTTGGCGTCCGACGGCTTCACGACCACCGGCAGGCCGATGTCCTCGGCAGCGTCCCAGGCTTCTTCGGCGCTCTCGACCACCTGGCCTTCGGGCACCGGCACGCCGCAGCTCTGCAGCAGCGACTTGGTCAGCTCCTTGTCGCTGGCGATCGATTCGCCGATGGCGCTGGTGTGGTCGGTCTCGGCCGTCCAAATGCGCTGCTGCGCGGCACCGTAGCCCAGTTGCACCAGGTTGCCGCTGTTCAGGCGCATGTGCGGAATGCCGCGGTCGGCGGCGGCGCCGACGATGCAGGCGGTGCTCGGGCCGAGGTAGCAGTCCTCGACCTTGGCCTTGACGGCATCGACCGCGCGCTGCACGTCGGCGGCGTCGAAGGGCGTGTCGTTGATGGCGGCCATCAGCAGGCGGTGGCCCTCGGCCAGCGCGGCGCGCGCCACCTGTTCGTCGCGGGCGCGGAACACCATGCGATAGACCGCGTGCTTGGAGGTGCTGCGGGTTTGCCCGAAGCCGGTCGGCATGCCCGCCAGGTTGAGCAGTTCGATCACGACGTGCTCCAGCACGTGGCCGGCCCAGGTGCCTTCGTTCAGCCGCTGGATGAAGCCGCCGCGCTCGCCGACACCGCAGTGGTGCTCGATCAGCGCCGGCAGCAGCGCGGTCAGGCGGTCGGTGAAGCCGGGGATGAGGTTCGACGGGAAATCCTCCAGCGCGCCGAGGTCGAGCCAGACTTCGAGCACCGGCCGGTAGGTCCAGAGGTTGGGGCCGCGCAGATAGCGCGTGCGCAGCAGGCGGATGTCGTCGAAACGGGTCATGGAAACGTTCGTGGTGCTGGGGTCGAGCACGCGGGCGCCTTCAGGCGCGCCCATGGCGATGGATCAGAATCGGCGCCCGGCGGGCGCCTTGACGGGGCCCGCGACGGGTCAGAGACACAGAAACACAATGCAACATCACGATCCAGTCGGCACCCCGGAGGGCGAAGCGGGGACGGCTCCAGACGCGCTGAAAAGCCGGCTTACAGCCGCCGAGAACGTTCTGGCGACGCTGGCGGTTGACCTCGACGGTGAACTTCGGTTTGCGGACGGCCTGCTGGCCTTGACCGACCGCCGCCTGCTCGGCCGCGGCCCGGATGGGGAATGGCGTGAGTGGGCGCTCGCCCCAGCGTTGCAGTTGCAGCTCGCCGACCATGCCGGCGTGGGCACGCTCGACCTGCTCGGCACAGCCGGCGCGCTGGCGCGCTGGCGTTACACCCTGGCACAGCAACCCGCTGCGCTACGCCTGCTCAAGCGCTTCGAACAGCAGGCGGTCGGCGCTGTCGAGACCGGCGTCTCCGCCGATCCCGACGACCTGGCGACCGAACCCGAACTGCAGACGCCGCCCTCGACCTGGGTGCTGCTGCGGCTTGGCCGCTTCGCCCGGCCCTACCGCAAGCAACTCCTCGCAGGCTTCCTGCTCACGCTCGCCTCGACCGCCGCCACGCTGGTGCCGCCGTACCTGACGATCCCGCTGATGGACGACATCCTGATCCCGTTCCAGAACGGCCAGCAGATTCCGGTCGGCAAGGTCGTGCTGTTCCTCTCTGCCTTGCTGGCCGCGGCGCTCGCCGGCTGGGGCCTGGGCTGGGCGCGCACCTACCTGCTGGCGCTGGTGTCCGAGCGCATCGGTGCCGACCTGCGCACCACCACCTACGAGCACCTGCTGACGCTGCCGCTCGACTACTTCGGCGGCAAGCGCACCGGCGATCTGATGTCGCGCATCGGCTCCGAGACCGACCGCATCAACGTCTTCCTGTCGCTGCATGCGCTCGACTTCCTCACCGACGTGCTGATGATCGTGATGACCGCCGTCATCCTGGTGTCGATCAACCCGCTGCTGGCGGTCGTCACGCTGGTGCCGTTGCCCTTCATCGCCTGGATGATCCACGTGGTGCGCGACCGGTTGCGCACCGGCTTCGAGAAGATCGACCGTGTGTGGAGCGAGGTCACCAACGTGCTGGCCGACACCATCCCCGGCATCCGCGTGGTCAAGGCCTTCGCGCAGGAGAAGCGCGAGGCCGACCGCTTCCACGCCGCCAACGCCTACAACCTGCAGGTCAACGACAAGCTCAACAAGACCTGGTCGCTCTTCACGCCCAGCGTGTCGCTGCTCACCGAAATTGGTCTGCTGGTGGTCTGGGGCTTCGGCATCTGGCAGGTGGCGCGCGGCAGCATCACGGTCGGCGTGCTCACCGCCTTCATCGCCTACATCGGGCGCTTCTACACGCGGCTCGATTCGATGAGCCGCATCGTCTCGGTCACGCAGAAGGCCGCGGCGGGCGCCAAGCGCATCTTCGACATCCTCGACCATGTGAGCAACGTACCCGAACCTGCGAACCCGGTGAAGGTCGAGCGCGTGACGGGCCGCATCGAGATGAAGGACGTGGGCTTCCGCTACGGCTCGCGCGCCGTCATCCGCGACCTCGATCTCGCGATCGAGCCGGGCGAGATGATCGGCCTGGTCGGTCACAGCGGCTCCGGCAAGAGCACGCTGGTCAACCTCATCTGCCGCTTCTACGACGTGACCGACGGGGCGATCCTGGTCGACGGCACCGACATCCGCCGCTTCGCGGTGGCCGACTACCGGCGCCACGTCGGGCTGGTGCTGCAGGAGCCTTTTCTTTTCTTCGGCACCATCGCGCAGAACATCGCCTACGGCAAGCCGGACGCCACGCGCGAGGAGATCGTCGCGGCCGCGCGCGCGGCGCATGCGCACGACTTCATCCTGCGGCTCGCGCATGGCTACGACTCGCTGGTCGGCGAGCGCGGCCAGGGGCTGTCGGGCGGCGAGCGCCAGCGCATCAGCATCGCGCGTGCGCTGCTGATCGATCCGCGCATTCTGATCCTCGACGAGGCCACGTCCGCGGTCGACACCGAGACCGAGAAGGAGATCCAGAAGGCGCTCGACAACCTCGTGAAGGGCCGTACCACCATTGCGATCGCGCACCGCCTGTCGACGCTGCGCAAGGCCGATCGGCTGGTGGTGATGGACCGCGGCGAGATCGTCGAGGTCGGCCCGCACGACGCGCTGATGGCGAAGGAAGGTGCGTACTGGCGGCTCTACCAGGCGCAGCTGCGACAGGCCGATGAAGAAGCCAGCGATGGCGCGGTGGCCGAGCGCACCGGCGTCGCGGTCGCCCTGAGCAACCATGCGGCGCATCCCGCAGGAGACGCGTGATGCCGATCGACTTCCAACTTGAACGCGACGCCTTCGGGCGCCTGGTGCTGATCGATGCGCAGGGCCAGCGACACGAAGGCATCCTGCCGGTGCGCGCCTTTCCGCTGAGCGCGCCGGGCGAAGGGCTGTCGCTGGTCGGCGCCGACGGGCGCGAGTGCGTGTGGGTCGACCGCATCGATGCGCTCCCCGCGGCGACGCGCGCGTTGCTCGATGCCGAGCTCGCCGCACGCGATTTCGCGCCGGTGCTCTTGAAGCTGCACAAGGTGTCGAGCTTCGGCGTGCCCAGCACCTGGCAGGTGAGCACCGACCGCGGCGAGACGAGCTTCGTGCTCAAGGCGGAAGAGGACATCCGGCGGCTGGAGGGGGGCGCGCTGCTCATCGCGAGCGCGCACGGGGTTCAGTTCCGCATCCCCGACGTGAAGGCGCTCGACCGCCCATCCCGCAAGCTGCTGGAACGCTTCCTCTAGGGCCTGGGCATGCCTTCGCAACTCCGGAAATAGCGTTAGCAGGCCCTGGCTGCGAAACTCGGGCGTCTGCTTCAAGGAACACGCCCATGCACACCACCGCCCTCGTCCTCTTCTCCGGCGGGCAGGACTCGACCACCTGCCTGGCTGACGCGCTCAGCCGCTACGAGCGCGTCGAGACGCTGGGCTTCGAGTACGGCCAGCGCCACCGCATCGAGATGGACGTGCGGCACACCGTGCGCGCGCAGCTGCGCGAGCGCTTTCCCGCATGGGCGCCGCGGCTGGGCGACGACCACCTGTTGAGCGTCGATTCGCTCTCGCAGATCGGCGGCTCGTCCCTCACCGACGAGGTCGCCTTCGCCATGCAGGCCGACGGCCTGCCCAACACCTTCGTGCCGGGGCGCAACCTGCTCTTCCTCACGCTGGCCGGCGCGCTCGCGTACCGGCGCGGGCTGCAGGTGATCGTCACCGGCGTCTGCGAAACCGACTACTCCGGCTACCCCGATTGCCGCGACGACACGATGAAGGCGATGCAGCTGGCGCTCTCGCTCGGCCTCGACCGCCGCCTGGTCATCGAGACGCCGCTGATGTGGATCGACAAGGCACAGACCTGGGCGATGGCGCACCGGCTGGGTGGTGACGCACTCGTCGAGCTCATCGTCGAAGAGACCCATACCTGCTACCAGGGCGACCGCACGCAGCGGCACGCCTGGGGCTACGGCTGCGGCGCGTGCCCGGCGTGCGAGCTGCGCGCCGCGGGCTGGGCGCGCTACGTCGACGTGACGGTGTAGCGCGCCGCGGCGCCCTCGGTCGACGGCACCAGCGTCCAGCGCTTGTCGTGAAAGGCGCCCACCGAGGCGCGGTGCGCGATCGACACCATGGCGCCGCCCGCGGCCTTCACGTCGGCCGAGAGCCGACGGTAGAGCGTTTCCTCGGCGGCGGTGTCGAGCGCGCTGGTCGCTTCGTCGGCGAACAGCCAGCGCGGCTTGCGCAGCAGCACGCGCGCGATCGCCAGTCGCTGTTGCTCGCCGCCCGAGAGTTTCTGGCTCCAGGTGTCGGTGTCGTCGAGCCGATCGGCCAGTGCCGGCAACAGCGCGTCGTCGAGGGCGGCCTTCAACTGCGCATCGTCGTACTCTGCGGCCGGTCGCGGATACGCCAGCGCATCGCGCAGGCGCCCGTCCGGCACATAGGGGCGCTGGGGAATGAACATCGCCTCCTCGGGGAGCGCGACCTTTCCGCGCGCAAAGGGCCAGATACCGGCGAAGGTGCGGAACAGCGTCGACTTGCCGCTGCCCGACGGGCCCTGCAGCAACACGGTGTCGCCGGGGTCGAGCGCGAGTGCCGTGTGCTGCATCAGCAGCGTGCCGTCGGGCAGGGCGACGTCGAGCTCGGTCGCGCGCAGGCCGTCCGTCGCACCGATCTCGCGCGACAGCGCCGGCGACGCATCGGCATGGGCGCGCATCGCCGCGTCGAAGGTGGTCAGTCGGTCGGATGTGGCGCGCCAGACGGCCACGCGGTCGTAGTTGTCGACGAACCAGCTGAGCGAATCCTGCACGCGGCCGAAGGCCGAGTTCACTTGCATCAGCTGGCCCAGCTGGATGGCGCCGCTGAAGAAACGCGGCGCCTGCACGATGAAGGCGAAGATCACCGACGCCTGGCCGAACGACGCGGTGAAGGCCACCAGGTTCTTCTGTGCCTTGATCAGCTGCAGGTAGTTCTTCAGCACCGCCCCGAAGCGCAGGTCGAGCTGCCCGTGCTCGACCTTCTCGCCGCGGTCCAGCGCGATCGCCTCGCTGTATTCGCGCACCCGCACCAGGTGGTGCCGGAAGTCGGCCTCGTAGCGCTGTTGCTGGAAGTTGAGCCCGATCAGCGGCCGGCCGATCAGGTGCGTGATGGTGGTGCCGACTGCGCAGTAGATCAGGGCGACCCACACCATCGAACCCGGCACTGTGAACGCGTGGCCACCCAGAGTGAAGCTGGCCGTGCCGCTTTCGACCCAGAGGATGCCAACGAAGCTCACCAACGTGACCACCGCGTTGAGCAGCCCCATCGACAGCGTCATCGTGTAATCGGTGAACATCTGCATGTCCTCCTGGATGCGCTGGTCGGGGTTGTCCGGCGTCGGCGCATCGCCACCGGTCGCATAGCGCGCGAGTTCCAGCCGGTAGAAGGTGTGGTCGGCCATCCAGCGGCCGAGGTAGTTGCGCGTCATCCACGCACGCCAGCGCATCTGCAGCAACTGCGTGAGATAGAACTTGAGGATCGCGATGACGATGAAGCCGGCGGCGATCCAGCAGAACACACCGATCTCGCGCCAGAAGACTGCCTGGTCCTTGTTCTGCAGCGCGTCGTAGAAGCGGCCGAACCACTGGTTGTTGAGCACCAGCATGTAGACCGCGAGGAGGTTCAACACGACGATGACCGCGAGCATGACGCGCGCCTTCCACTTCTCCTCGGAGCGGAAGTAGGGTGCGGCGAGCTTTCCGATGCGGCGCAGGGTGTCGAAGAAGGAAGCGGAGCGCGCGGGGTCGGACATCGGTGTGCAGTCATCGTGGGCGCCTTGGGGCGCGATGCGCACATCCTAGCGTCGCGCCCCGCGGCTGCGCTTAGGGAAGGCTTAAGCCGTCGCTCAGAGATCGCCCAATCCGAGCGCCGGGTCGCTGACCGTGTGTTTGCCGGTCTCGACACGGCCGGCGAAGCGGCGCTGGTAGCTCGTGTCGCTGTCACAGCTCACGACGAAGTCGTACCACTGGCCGCTGTCGGCCAGGTCCCAATGCTGGTCGATCGACGCACCCGCGGGCACCGTGACGGTCCATGGGCCGTCGTTGCGGTAGGCCTTGGCCCGCACCAAGAAGGTCGCCGGCTTCTGGCCCGCGTTCATCATCGTGAGGTAGACGTTGCCGTTGGCGATGTCGTAGCAGACGCGCACCTCGGGCGATGCCGCACCGGCGGCACGCAGCGTGTTCAGGTCGCCCTTGAAGCTGCGGTGGAAACCATTCGGGCCGAGCACCCACAGGTCGTAGCGGCCGGCGTCGTCGGCCATCGCGGCCCAGCTGTCGTCGAGGGTCTTGCCCGGTTCCACCATGAAGCGGCGCGGCAGGCGGTCCAGGTGCAGCTGGTCGTAGACGTGGAACACGGCGGCCGCCTTGCCGGTGTTGGCGAACAGCAGGCGCATCGTGCCGGCCACGGTGTCGCTGCGGGCGCTCACGTGCAGCTCATAGGGCAGGGCGCGCGACGGCCGCGTGCCCGTGGCCTGGCGCGGCAGCAGTTGCGTCGCAGGCGGTGCGAGCTGCGCGAGCGCCGCTTGCTGCGTGCGCAGCGCGTCGGCCTCGGCCTTGCTCTTGCGGCCGGTCAGCACCGGCAACTGCTCGCTGTTGGGCGTCGCGAAGTTGAAGGCGCTGGTGAGGTCGCCGCAGACCGCGCGGCGGTAAGGGCTGATGTTCGGCTCCCGCACGCCGAACCGGGTCTCGAGGAAGCGCAGTACCGACGTGTGGTCGAACACCTGCGAGTTGACCCAGCCGCCGCGGCTCCAGGGCGAGATGACGAACATCGGCACGCGCGGACCGGGGCCGTACACCCGGCCGTCGGGAATTGGCTGCCCGGTGCTGCCGATCGGCGCCGGATGGTTGAAGTACTCGGCCGACAGGTCCGTGGCCGGCATCGTGGTCTTGCCTGCGTAGCCGCCGGTGCCGTCCGGGGAGGGTGCGGAAGGCGAGGGCACGTGGTCGAAGTAGCCGTCGTTCTCGTCGAAGTTCACGAGCAGCACGGTCTTGCTCCAGACCTCCGGCACGGCGGTCAAGGCATCGAGCACTTCCTGCAGGAACCAGGCGCCCTGCACCGGCGTCGAAGGGCCGGGATGCTCGCAGTAGATCGAAGGGGCGTTGAGCCATGACACGGCCGGCAGCCTGCCCTCGCGGATGTCGCGCTTGAAGGCGTCCAGGTACTGGTCGGGCTGCGTCCCCGGCAAGGTGTTGGCGATGCCCTTGTACAGCGGGTTCGCCGCGTTGTCCGTCGCCGGGTCGTAAGCCTTGTAGGGCAAGGCCTGGCCGGTGTTCGCATAGGCGCTGTTGGGGGAACCGCCGCTCGACACCGGGAAGCCCGAGGCAATGTTGGCCTGGCGGAACGTCCGGAAGGCGCCGAGCATGTTGTCGCCCCATTCGTCGGGCATGTTCTGATAGCTGATCCAGCTCACGCCGGCTTCTTCCAGGCGCTCGGCATAGGTCTTCCACGTGTAGCCCCGGTTGGCGGTCGCCGACTGGCCATCGATCCAGTCCCATTCGTTGCTGACGAAGGCCGTGCCGGTCGGCATCGCGCCGTTGGTGCCGGTGATGTGAAAGGATCGGTTGGCGTCGGTGCCGGTGTGCATCGCGCAGTGGTAGGCGTCGCACAGCGTGAAGGCATTGGCCAGCGCGAACTGGAAGGGAATCTCGGCGTCCTTGAAGTAGCCCATCGAGATCGGGTTCTTGTAGCGCGGCCACTGGTACATGCGCCCGCCGTCCCAGGCGTTCTGGCTGTCGGGCCAGTCGTGCGGCGTGCCGTTGGCGCGCTGCGCGTTGCCCTTCGTCCCGTCGAGGTGGAAGGGCAGGATCGGCTTGCCGCTGGCGTCGCTCTGCTGCCAGACGTTCAAGCCCTTGGGCAGGGGAATCGTGAAGCGATCGCCGAAGCCGCGCACGCCGTCCAGCGTGCCGAAATAGTGGTCGAAG comes from Variovorax sp. J2L1-78 and encodes:
- a CDS encoding cyanophycin synthetase, whose amino-acid sequence is MTRFDDIRLLRTRYLRGPNLWTYRPVLEVWLDLGALEDFPSNLIPGFTDRLTALLPALIEHHCGVGERGGFIQRLNEGTWAGHVLEHVVIELLNLAGMPTGFGQTRSTSKHAVYRMVFRARDEQVARAALAEGHRLLMAAINDTPFDAADVQRAVDAVKAKVEDCYLGPSTACIVGAAADRGIPHMRLNSGNLVQLGYGAAQQRIWTAETDHTSAIGESIASDKELTKSLLQSCGVPVPEGQVVESAEEAWDAAEDIGLPVVVKPSDANHGRGVSLELTTRDEVMAAFAVAEPEGSDVMVERFVRGHEHRLLVVGGQVVAAARGDVITVTGDGSADVAALIDSQLNSDPRRGAEEEFPLDVIDLATDAKLQLELKRQGLTGASVPAKGQVVTIQRNGNLSVDCTDQVHPEVAHAAVLAARIVGLDIAGIDLVAQDISRPLAAQRGAIVEVNAGPGLLMHLKPAVGSPRPVGRAICDHLFPLADDDGPAGRIPVVGVAGSRDTAVLARLVAWLTGLGGRHTGLACGDGLFLERRRVDARPSATWEAGHRLLVNRAVEAVVIENGAASILRDGLAYDRCQVGIVTDLDGFETLAEFDITESDQMVKVLRTQVDVVLSEGTAVLNATDPRVAGLAPLCDGAVILYASDVGAPALIAHQAAGGKAVLVRQDRVVLANGSSESFLPGLGRLTVWRATHIGVSLDVLLAAVAAGWALGIPLNLIGAGAEAFESDLQAALASLQLSQSVPSPAPQFA
- a CDS encoding ABC transporter ATP-binding protein/permease → MSDPARSASFFDTLRRIGKLAAPYFRSEEKWKARVMLAVIVVLNLLAVYMLVLNNQWFGRFYDALQNKDQAVFWREIGVFCWIAAGFIVIAILKFYLTQLLQMRWRAWMTRNYLGRWMADHTFYRLELARYATGGDAPTPDNPDQRIQEDMQMFTDYTMTLSMGLLNAVVTLVSFVGILWVESGTASFTLGGHAFTVPGSMVWVALIYCAVGTTITHLIGRPLIGLNFQQQRYEADFRHHLVRVREYSEAIALDRGEKVEHGQLDLRFGAVLKNYLQLIKAQKNLVAFTASFGQASVIFAFIVQAPRFFSGAIQLGQLMQVNSAFGRVQDSLSWFVDNYDRVAVWRATSDRLTTFDAAMRAHADASPALSREIGATDGLRATELDVALPDGTLLMQHTALALDPGDTVLLQGPSGSGKSTLFRTFAGIWPFARGKVALPEEAMFIPQRPYVPDGRLRDALAYPRPAAEYDDAQLKAALDDALLPALADRLDDTDTWSQKLSGGEQQRLAIARVLLRKPRWLFADEATSALDTAAEETLYRRLSADVKAAGGAMVSIAHRASVGAFHDKRWTLVPSTEGAAARYTVTST
- a CDS encoding cyanophycin metabolism-associated DUF1854 family protein; this encodes MPIDFQLERDAFGRLVLIDAQGQRHEGILPVRAFPLSAPGEGLSLVGADGRECVWVDRIDALPAATRALLDAELAARDFAPVLLKLHKVSSFGVPSTWQVSTDRGETSFVLKAEEDIRRLEGGALLIASAHGVQFRIPDVKALDRPSRKLLERFL
- a CDS encoding cyanophycin metabolism-associated ABC transporter, with the protein product MQHHDPVGTPEGEAGTAPDALKSRLTAAENVLATLAVDLDGELRFADGLLALTDRRLLGRGPDGEWREWALAPALQLQLADHAGVGTLDLLGTAGALARWRYTLAQQPAALRLLKRFEQQAVGAVETGVSADPDDLATEPELQTPPSTWVLLRLGRFARPYRKQLLAGFLLTLASTAATLVPPYLTIPLMDDILIPFQNGQQIPVGKVVLFLSALLAAALAGWGLGWARTYLLALVSERIGADLRTTTYEHLLTLPLDYFGGKRTGDLMSRIGSETDRINVFLSLHALDFLTDVLMIVMTAVILVSINPLLAVVTLVPLPFIAWMIHVVRDRLRTGFEKIDRVWSEVTNVLADTIPGIRVVKAFAQEKREADRFHAANAYNLQVNDKLNKTWSLFTPSVSLLTEIGLLVVWGFGIWQVARGSITVGVLTAFIAYIGRFYTRLDSMSRIVSVTQKAAAGAKRIFDILDHVSNVPEPANPVKVERVTGRIEMKDVGFRYGSRAVIRDLDLAIEPGEMIGLVGHSGSGKSTLVNLICRFYDVTDGAILVDGTDIRRFAVADYRRHVGLVLQEPFLFFGTIAQNIAYGKPDATREEIVAAARAAHAHDFILRLAHGYDSLVGERGQGLSGGERQRISIARALLIDPRILILDEATSAVDTETEKEIQKALDNLVKGRTTIAIAHRLSTLRKADRLVVMDRGEIVEVGPHDALMAKEGAYWRLYQAQLRQADEEASDGAVAERTGVAVALSNHAAHPAGDA
- the queC gene encoding 7-cyano-7-deazaguanine synthase QueC; this encodes MHTTALVLFSGGQDSTTCLADALSRYERVETLGFEYGQRHRIEMDVRHTVRAQLRERFPAWAPRLGDDHLLSVDSLSQIGGSSLTDEVAFAMQADGLPNTFVPGRNLLFLTLAGALAYRRGLQVIVTGVCETDYSGYPDCRDDTMKAMQLALSLGLDRRLVIETPLMWIDKAQTWAMAHRLGGDALVELIVEETHTCYQGDRTQRHAWGYGCGACPACELRAAGWARYVDVTV
- a CDS encoding phosphocholine-specific phospholipase C, whose protein sequence is MTSRRNFLRGSASAGIAAATLAAFPPAIRRALAIPANNETGTINDVKHVVILMQENRAFDHYFGTLDGVRGFGDRFTIPLPKGLNVWQQSDASGKPILPFHLDGTKGNAQRANGTPHDWPDSQNAWDGGRMYQWPRYKNPISMGYFKDAEIPFQFALANAFTLCDAYHCAMHTGTDANRSFHITGTNGAMPTGTAFVSNEWDWIDGQSATANRGYTWKTYAERLEEAGVSWISYQNMPDEWGDNMLGAFRTFRQANIASGFPVSSGGSPNSAYANTGQALPYKAYDPATDNAANPLYKGIANTLPGTQPDQYLDAFKRDIREGRLPAVSWLNAPSIYCEHPGPSTPVQGAWFLQEVLDALTAVPEVWSKTVLLVNFDENDGYFDHVPSPSAPSPDGTGGYAGKTTMPATDLSAEYFNHPAPIGSTGQPIPDGRVYGPGPRVPMFVISPWSRGGWVNSQVFDHTSVLRFLETRFGVREPNISPYRRAVCGDLTSAFNFATPNSEQLPVLTGRKSKAEADALRTQQAALAQLAPPATQLLPRQATGTRPSRALPYELHVSARSDTVAGTMRLLFANTGKAAAVFHVYDQLHLDRLPRRFMVEPGKTLDDSWAAMADDAGRYDLWVLGPNGFHRSFKGDLNTLRAAGAASPEVRVCYDIANGNVYLTMMNAGQKPATFLVRAKAYRNDGPWTVTVPAGASIDQHWDLADSGQWYDFVVSCDSDTSYQRRFAGRVETGKHTVSDPALGLGDL